In Tripterygium wilfordii isolate XIE 37 chromosome 23, ASM1340144v1, whole genome shotgun sequence, one genomic interval encodes:
- the LOC119992429 gene encoding uncharacterized protein LOC119992429: protein MSESKSDATISMSDRDAKAPNVLERLKEEIEAVVHTEKRHHLHHKETHGKNDGIDENTPLDDVKAPNVFERAKEEIEALVQTIHHKKESETPKTRDQSNKAGSGSEKTENDAKSPNVTQSAKEETERITRGENSPHRHHHETHGRRNDIDESTPINEVKGPNIFERLKEEIEALVYAIHPKKESSNSASLPKGGGFIQFVGRGLEKVCSPFSHKKD, encoded by the exons ATGTCTGAATCAAAATCAGACGCTACAATCTCCATGTCAG ATAGAGATGCAAAAGCGCCCAATGTACTTGAAAGACTGAAGGAAGAGATTGAAGCAGTAGTGCACACTGAAAAAAGACATCATCTCCATCACAAGGAAACTCATGGCAAGAATGATGGCATTGATGAAAACACACCATTAGATGATGTGAAAGCCCCTAATGTGTTCGAGCGAGCAAAGGAGGAGATTGAGGCTCTTGTTCAGACAATCCATCACAAGAAAGAGTCTGAAACTCCTAAAACAAG GGATCAATCCAATAAGGCAGGTTCAGGATCAGAAAAAACAG AGAATGACGCTAAGTCGCCCAATGTAACTCAAAGTGCTAAGGAAGAGACTGAAAGAATCACTCGCGGTGAGAATTCACCACACCGTCATCATCATGAAACTCATGGAAGAAGGAATGACATTGATGAAAGCACTCCTATTAATGAGGTGAAAGGTCCTAATATTTTTGAACGGctaaaagaagaaattgaggcgCTTGTTTATGCTATCCATCCGAAAAAGGAGTCCAGCAATTCTGCATCCTTACCGAAGGGTGGTGGATTTATACAATTTGTTGGAAGAGGGTTGGAAAAagtttgttctccatttagtcaTAAGAAAGATTGA